One Candidatus Saccharimonadales bacterium genomic window carries:
- a CDS encoding Crp/Fnr family transcriptional regulator, with protein sequence MNILHHFLSKYSTEHYEKGEVILQQDSEPSCALVVKKGVVKTYNLTSKGEEKPIGFTTKNELFPLGWIFNKIRRAQYYYEALSDCEVYSVPKDELVAYIQANPEAMLHILNRCVRDTVHSQLRINALGQSKASDKVLHTMHYLALCFGRDLQKDIVEIPLPLTQQDVANFTGLTRETISVELKKLASREVIFQKNRNYVVLTDKLNHLLDDGYEQHIIRQT encoded by the coding sequence ATGAATATTTTGCATCATTTTTTAAGTAAATATAGTACCGAGCATTACGAAAAAGGCGAGGTTATATTGCAACAAGACAGCGAACCATCGTGCGCCCTCGTTGTAAAAAAGGGAGTCGTCAAAACATATAACTTAACTTCCAAGGGAGAAGAAAAACCAATCGGCTTTACAACAAAAAACGAGCTATTTCCATTAGGATGGATTTTTAATAAGATTCGTCGCGCCCAATATTACTACGAGGCGCTGAGCGACTGTGAAGTGTATTCGGTACCCAAGGACGAACTCGTCGCATATATTCAGGCCAATCCTGAAGCGATGCTCCATATCCTTAACCGCTGTGTACGGGATACAGTCCATAGTCAACTGCGGATCAATGCGCTCGGCCAATCCAAAGCTTCAGATAAAGTACTCCACACGATGCATTATCTCGCCCTTTGTTTTGGACGCGACTTACAAAAAGACATCGTCGAAATTCCGCTGCCGCTTACGCAGCAAGATGTTGCTAATTTTACAGGCCTTACACGCGAAACAATCAGCGTAGAATTGAAAAAACTTGCTTCCAGGGAAGTTATCTTCCAAAAAAATCGCAACTATGTCGTCCTAACAGATAAGTTGAATCATCTGCTCGACGATGGTTATGAACAACATATTATTCGACAAACGTGA
- a CDS encoding ABC transporter ATP-binding protein — translation MGIEKNVILSVDAVSKKYRQGRTSITALHEVSLSLYKGELLAIVGPSGSGKTTLTHIIGGLVTPSTGEISVGNTPLKKRSDKQMSRYRNERIGFVFQNYSLIPYYSAIENVTMPLVVAGVASHERRERAQKLLRAVGLEKRMDQRADTLSGGERQRVSIARALSHNPDIIIADEPTGSLDSARGNEIMTILEKLCRVQGIAVLMVTHDVALARRADRTIYIRDGHIEKEELR, via the coding sequence ATGGGTATAGAGAAGAATGTGATACTTTCTGTTGATGCTGTCTCAAAAAAATATCGTCAAGGGCGTACAAGTATAACCGCGCTTCATGAGGTGTCTCTTTCGCTCTATAAAGGTGAACTGCTTGCCATAGTTGGTCCATCTGGCTCGGGCAAAACTACTCTCACGCATATTATTGGAGGGCTTGTCACTCCAAGTACAGGTGAGATTAGTGTTGGAAATACTCCCTTAAAAAAACGAAGCGACAAGCAAATGTCACGATATCGCAATGAAAGGATCGGCTTTGTATTTCAAAACTATAGCCTTATCCCCTATTATTCTGCCATTGAAAATGTCACGATGCCTCTGGTTGTTGCGGGTGTGGCATCTCATGAGCGCCGTGAACGGGCACAAAAATTACTTCGCGCCGTTGGACTCGAGAAACGTATGGATCAGCGAGCTGACACATTATCTGGAGGCGAACGGCAACGTGTCAGTATCGCACGCGCACTATCGCATAATCCGGATATTATTATTGCCGACGAACCTACGGGTAGCCTTGATTCCGCAAGAGGTAACGAAATCATGACTATACTTGAAAAGCTTTGTCGAGTCCAAGGAATTGCCGTTTTGATGGTGACGCATGATGTTGCATTGGCGCGCCGAGCAGACCGCACTATTTACATTCGTGATGGTCACATCGAGAAAGAGGAGCTACGATGA
- a CDS encoding DUF2277 domain-containing protein, translating to MCRNIKPLFNYDPPATNQEIHDAALQFVRKVSGFQKPSEVNEATFNESIEAISEIVRNLVDSLKTSAEPITEKRRHEKRTSEP from the coding sequence ATGTGCCGCAATATTAAACCACTATTCAATTATGATCCACCAGCGACAAACCAAGAAATCCATGATGCAGCGTTGCAATTCGTGCGTAAAGTATCTGGGTTTCAGAAGCCGTCGGAGGTAAACGAAGCTACTTTTAACGAATCCATCGAAGCGATATCCGAAATCGTCCGTAATCTAGTTGACTCACTAAAAACCAGCGCAGAACCCATAACAGAGAAGAGGAGGCACGAAAAGCGCACGAGCGAGCCTTAA
- a CDS encoding GNAT family N-acetyltransferase — MFALLTFVEQETVKARVKFFDNIRGFFRCISSDFKISIRIWFERALQPEARNYWLTARPLGERAIVGYLEARKHDNGTQELRSLHIAIGRRGLGIGQALLSEAHTEWFHPNHPVVLDVAESNVAGQRFYRRPPNNYELTGHTFKYGPISMAQMEWPSVVHG, encoded by the coding sequence ATTTTTGCCCTCCTTACTTTTGTCGAGCAGGAAACTGTAAAAGCCCGAGTTAAATTCTTTGATAACATTCGCGGTTTCTTCAGGTGTATCAGCAGTGATTTCAAGATTAGTATACGCATCTGGTTTGAACGTGCTCTTCAGCCCGAGGCGCGAAACTATTGGCTGACTGCGCGACCTCTGGGAGAACGAGCTATCGTTGGATATTTAGAGGCACGAAAACATGATAATGGGACGCAGGAACTTCGGAGTTTGCACATTGCAATTGGTCGACGTGGACTGGGTATTGGACAGGCCCTTTTAAGCGAGGCTCATACGGAGTGGTTCCACCCCAATCATCCTGTTGTTCTTGACGTTGCCGAATCTAACGTCGCCGGACAACGGTTCTATCGTCGTCCACCTAATAACTATGAACTCACCGGCCATACATTCAAGTACGGCCCAATTAGCATGGCGCAAATGGAGTGGCCTTCTGTAGTTCACGGCTAA
- a CDS encoding DUF1579 family protein gives MRDNREKIIGGQKMNAEQTPEQQALNSLVGKWTTEAKMIGADTETKVTGTDEFRWFPGGNFLQHRVDLYVGTEKADILDMIGAYDKESGSYPLHSFDNTGGYVKLALSIDEDGIVTIGDGKAFRSVLTPAYDGSTIATRGEKLEDGKWVTFMEGTLTRSEDKL, from the coding sequence ATGCGAGACAATAGAGAAAAGATTATTGGAGGACAAAAAATGAACGCAGAACAAACCCCGGAACAGCAAGCTCTTAACTCGCTCGTCGGCAAGTGGACGACAGAAGCGAAGATGATAGGCGCAGATACAGAGACAAAGGTAACCGGAACGGATGAGTTTCGCTGGTTCCCGGGTGGCAATTTTCTACAGCATCGTGTTGACTTGTATGTAGGAACTGAAAAAGCCGATATCCTCGACATGATCGGAGCTTATGATAAAGAAAGCGGCTCGTACCCGCTTCATTCATTCGACAACACGGGTGGATATGTAAAATTGGCGCTAAGCATTGATGAAGATGGCATTGTTACTATTGGAGATGGAAAGGCGTTTCGGTCGGTACTTACTCCGGCGTACGATGGCAGTACCATCGCAACTCGTGGCGAAAAGCTTGAAGATGGGAAGTGGGTTACATTTATGGAAGGAACCCTCACCAGGAGTGAAGACAAGCTCTAG
- a CDS encoding glycosyltransferase family 2 protein: MKKSASLYVIIILCWLGLTALTFVPFIDVIKNSETKGQLVLGLVSLSTAFIIYFWLNGMKDLIYTAYYFVKRKKFGLPADGEWRIKNGNTADKKVVAVYCTYNDFNKESLAACMHQDYPNTSYVILDDSTDPDYIQEIDSFASKKDIEVIRRDNNIGFKAGNLNNYLQKADFDFFVILDSDEVIPNNFVTRSLDYFAHYPNAGIVQANHVATRNRNKFMKLFAIGVDSHWPTYQTVKHYHGFLSLLGHGATISRECYEAAGGFPHLVAEDLCMSIEARNKGYYVAFAPDIICEEEYPISYLAFKKRHSKWTQGNMEFIKKYTWRIFRSKMTWFEKLDIILFTYSLPLSAFFALYIVINVILLPWLHYKLEYPAWLLIPTIMFLIAPMLNDIIFYGRKIHPIRLVWYLLHTILLYGSMLFTSLRASLKSAFGKSIFLVTPKDHNHLGRFEALWANKGEIGFGIGILAVAFAFNQTILSTIIIAIPALFSVYLALMANRK; encoded by the coding sequence ATGAAAAAATCTGCATCATTATACGTGATCATCATTTTATGCTGGCTTGGCTTAACCGCACTCACGTTTGTTCCGTTCATAGATGTCATTAAAAACTCAGAAACAAAGGGGCAACTCGTACTCGGACTTGTAAGCCTAAGCACAGCCTTCATTATTTATTTTTGGCTAAATGGCATGAAGGACCTTATCTATACAGCATATTATTTTGTCAAACGAAAGAAGTTCGGATTACCCGCAGATGGGGAGTGGCGCATAAAAAACGGCAACACGGCTGACAAGAAAGTTGTCGCCGTGTACTGTACCTACAACGATTTTAATAAGGAAAGTCTCGCGGCCTGTATGCATCAGGATTATCCAAACACATCCTATGTTATTTTGGATGATTCGACCGACCCCGACTATATTCAAGAAATTGATAGTTTTGCAAGCAAAAAAGATATAGAGGTAATTAGACGAGATAACAATATTGGATTTAAGGCAGGCAACTTAAATAACTATCTCCAAAAAGCCGACTTTGACTTTTTTGTCATTCTTGATAGTGATGAAGTTATCCCAAATAATTTTGTTACGAGAAGTTTAGATTACTTTGCTCACTACCCAAACGCAGGTATCGTTCAGGCAAATCATGTTGCAACACGAAACCGTAATAAATTCATGAAACTATTTGCGATTGGTGTCGACTCGCATTGGCCGACATATCAAACCGTAAAGCATTACCATGGCTTTCTCTCGCTGCTTGGCCACGGAGCAACCATTAGCCGGGAGTGTTATGAGGCTGCCGGGGGATTCCCGCACCTAGTAGCCGAAGATTTATGTATGAGTATCGAGGCCCGTAACAAAGGTTACTACGTAGCATTTGCGCCGGATATTATTTGCGAAGAAGAATATCCTATTAGCTATCTGGCGTTCAAGAAACGTCATTCAAAGTGGACCCAGGGCAACATGGAGTTCATCAAAAAGTACACTTGGCGTATCTTCAGATCAAAAATGACATGGTTTGAAAAGCTCGATATCATCTTATTTACCTACAGCCTGCCACTTTCTGCCTTTTTTGCACTTTACATCGTTATAAATGTCATATTGCTACCATGGCTGCATTACAAATTGGAGTATCCAGCGTGGCTCCTGATCCCCACAATTATGTTTCTCATTGCGCCGATGCTTAACGATATCATCTTCTACGGACGTAAGATCCATCCAATCCGTCTTGTTTGGTATCTGCTACACACGATTTTACTCTACGGTTCGATGCTATTTACAAGCCTTCGTGCATCGCTTAAGTCGGCCTTTGGAAAATCAATCTTCCTTGTGACGCCCAAAGATCATAATCATCTTGGCCGTTTTGAAGCTCTTTGGGCTAATAAAGGGGAGATTGGGTTTGGAATAGGGATATTAGCGGTTGCGTTTGCATTTAACCAAACTATTCTTTCAACGATCATTATTGCGATACCTGCATTATTTAGCGTTTACCTCGCGCTGATGGCGAATCGCAAGTAG
- a CDS encoding ABC transporter permease — MRLTDYFIIAGKDIRRQALRSLLTILALIISTVILVTMAALSIGGRQAITDQFGSSDALTAITVTPSQNSQALSPFGGVQEVNHLTEKLTDQTAESLSKLPHVTSVSARANIWEFHHFAVANSDKQFVAQAQGIGSDAPLKLAAGTLFESNDQKNVVILGAAYVSQLGGTPSSYIGKQIQITTQKGYRGEGASIPPAAASKQISDTFNQTVTTLSATIIGVTDKGPDQSSLFIPMGWAHAIRTSQYNEGADIKKIDQLASDGYTAIRLSVDDTANVKSVSSALQAQGYGQISTLAQVEQLQQFSTTMWVILGAVAAIAIVAAALGVANTMLMTVSEQRYMVGVWRAVGARKKMVTRLFLIQASLLGMIGGAIGVGLSFVTTFYVNMYVSSLLTSQGLALTNIAQIPWWLAGGALLITIVFATLAGLYPAYRAANVDPSAALNSTQ; from the coding sequence ATGAGACTGACGGATTATTTTATAATTGCCGGAAAAGATATACGTCGCCAAGCACTTAGGTCGCTCTTAACTATCTTGGCACTTATTATTAGCACAGTTATTCTTGTAACGATGGCAGCACTCAGTATCGGTGGTCGCCAAGCGATTACTGATCAATTTGGTTCCAGCGATGCCCTTACAGCTATTACGGTAACACCTAGCCAAAATAGCCAAGCGCTCAGTCCTTTCGGAGGTGTCCAGGAAGTAAACCACCTTACCGAAAAGCTCACAGACCAAACGGCGGAAAGCCTCTCTAAGTTACCCCATGTCACATCTGTTTCAGCAAGGGCCAATATATGGGAGTTTCATCATTTTGCTGTTGCAAATAGTGATAAGCAGTTTGTAGCTCAAGCTCAAGGAATCGGTAGTGATGCGCCTTTGAAGCTCGCCGCGGGTACATTATTTGAATCGAACGATCAAAAAAATGTTGTTATTTTAGGCGCGGCATACGTATCACAACTCGGCGGCACTCCAAGCTCATATATAGGTAAGCAGATTCAAATCACAACTCAGAAAGGCTACCGCGGAGAAGGCGCCAGTATTCCGCCCGCGGCTGCCTCCAAGCAGATAAGTGATACTTTTAATCAAACAGTAACAACACTTTCCGCAACAATCATCGGAGTCACAGATAAAGGGCCCGACCAAAGTAGTCTCTTTATTCCGATGGGTTGGGCGCACGCTATTCGAACGTCACAGTACAACGAGGGCGCTGATATAAAAAAGATTGATCAGCTTGCTAGCGATGGTTACACGGCCATACGGCTTTCTGTTGATGATACGGCTAATGTAAAGTCGGTATCGAGTGCGCTTCAAGCGCAAGGATATGGTCAAATTTCAACATTGGCCCAGGTTGAGCAATTACAGCAATTTTCAACCACGATGTGGGTTATACTGGGTGCCGTAGCAGCAATCGCAATCGTTGCTGCGGCGCTTGGCGTTGCCAATACTATGCTCATGACTGTGTCTGAGCAGCGTTATATGGTTGGGGTGTGGCGTGCTGTCGGTGCGCGTAAGAAGATGGTTACTCGGCTCTTTCTTATCCAGGCGAGCCTTCTCGGAATGATAGGAGGAGCTATAGGAGTCGGACTGAGCTTTGTAACGACGTTCTATGTCAATATGTACGTAAGCTCTCTCCTCACTTCTCAAGGGCTTGCGCTTACCAATATTGCGCAAATTCCATGGTGGCTGGCAGGGGGCGCACTATTGATAACTATTGTATTTGCTACGCTAGCCGGATTATATCCGGCATACAGAGCTGCCAATGTGGATCCATCGGCCGCTCTTAACAGTACTCAGTAA
- a CDS encoding alpha/beta hydrolase codes for MAELPKIPQNSEYDPYPQPASEADLESVRKKESLSYAQDEEHRRALYSRRSFLRTAGKVGVYSAFVAAGGMEVLRIDTSYGETLHHGNEMKLEQIAAAHKGKEHAATIFLPGFNVISSVPAAQALASVAAEQGNVTGFTHAASRFSIDTLEAHIRAYISENGITSVTLLGSSLGGLMAVDLAGKIKEVDMVIADSSPADPSDARQLPQHFMKSVTEGASWALDTLQLSGGPGTRTVTEFVKRLHDGDKSAIACLKEALSLDYASSCSNALALDLYLFLLTHNIEANTGRLGSVDMAYMGTNDPRKDIVVDQESSANKYARLAREQGNFFVKVTSRDTAHTDIESHPDAYKKMYTDLQAKLATHRKLKKLESQQSLMVRHPI; via the coding sequence ATGGCAGAGCTTCCTAAAATACCTCAAAATTCAGAATATGACCCCTACCCACAGCCGGCCAGCGAGGCTGACCTTGAAAGTGTTCGAAAAAAAGAAAGCCTAAGCTACGCTCAAGACGAGGAGCATCGTAGAGCGCTCTATTCAAGGCGTAGTTTTTTGCGTACTGCCGGTAAGGTTGGTGTATATTCTGCTTTTGTGGCTGCGGGCGGCATGGAGGTGCTCCGCATCGATACAAGCTATGGCGAAACGCTTCATCATGGAAATGAGATGAAACTAGAGCAGATCGCCGCTGCCCACAAAGGCAAAGAGCATGCCGCAACGATCTTCCTTCCTGGCTTTAATGTCATTAGCTCTGTTCCGGCCGCACAAGCCTTGGCGTCAGTCGCAGCCGAACAAGGCAATGTGACAGGCTTTACACATGCGGCGAGCCGCTTCTCCATCGACACGCTAGAAGCGCATATTCGTGCATACATCAGTGAAAATGGCATCACATCAGTCACGCTACTTGGAAGCAGCTTAGGCGGCCTTATGGCAGTGGACTTAGCTGGAAAAATTAAGGAAGTTGATATGGTCATCGCGGATAGCAGCCCGGCTGATCCAAGTGACGCCCGGCAACTACCTCAGCATTTTATGAAATCGGTTACAGAGGGGGCTTCATGGGCGCTCGACACACTACAGCTAAGTGGTGGCCCCGGTACTCGTACGGTAACGGAATTTGTAAAGCGGCTCCACGATGGCGATAAAAGTGCGATCGCATGTTTAAAAGAAGCACTGTCACTTGATTATGCCTCTTCGTGCTCCAATGCTCTTGCGCTTGATCTTTACCTATTCTTACTTACGCATAACATCGAGGCAAACACCGGCCGACTTGGAAGTGTCGACATGGCATATATGGGCACTAATGATCCACGCAAGGATATTGTTGTCGATCAAGAGAGCTCAGCAAATAAATATGCACGGTTGGCGCGCGAACAAGGTAATTTCTTTGTTAAGGTAACGAGCCGCGATACAGCCCACACGGATATAGAATCTCACCCCGATGCGTATAAAAAGATGTATACCGATCTTCAAGCCAAATTAGCAACGCACCGAAAGCTAAAAAAGTTAGAAAGCCAGCAGTCGTTGATGGTTCGCCATCCTATTTAA